From Halotia branconii CENA392, the proteins below share one genomic window:
- a CDS encoding GNAT family N-acetyltransferase: MKPILESELSTLHMILTDSYVRKYLCDDKIFSLQQVEEMLKQSRIYFEEERFGLWFININSESEVIGFVGLWYFFDEEQPQLIYALLPKALKKGYATEAATKILEYCFDELGYEYLVASCDRSNLESQKVAEKLGMKKIEEKIVNGNPILFFKLEKS, encoded by the coding sequence TTGAAACCGATTTTGGAGAGCGAACTTAGCACACTCCACATGATTCTTACTGATTCCTATGTGAGAAAGTATCTATGTGACGACAAAATATTTTCTTTACAACAGGTTGAAGAAATGCTCAAACAGAGCAGAATTTACTTTGAAGAAGAAAGGTTTGGTCTTTGGTTTATCAACATAAATAGTGAGAGTGAAGTCATTGGATTTGTTGGTTTGTGGTATTTTTTTGATGAAGAACAACCCCAGTTAATCTATGCCTTGCTACCTAAAGCGCTGAAAAAAGGTTACGCTACTGAAGCTGCAACCAAAATACTAGAGTATTGTTTTGATGAACTTGGTTATGAGTATCTTGTAGCAAGCTGTGATCGGTCAAACCTTGAGTCCCAGAAAGTAGCGGAAAAACTTGGAATGAAAAAGATAGAAGAAAAAATTGTGAATGGTAATCCTATACTGTTCTTTAAACTTGAAAAGTCGTAG
- the purD gene encoding phosphoribosylamine--glycine ligase, translated as MKVLVVGNGGREHALAWKLLQSKQIEQVVCVPGNGGTASMKRCRNLPLAVDNFEGISEYALKNSISLVIIGPEVPLAQGITDYLQSQGIMVFGPVKAGAQIEASKAWAKALMQSAGIPTAKAAVFTEAVAAKSYIKSQGTPIVVKADGLAAGKGVIVAATLEQAEIAIDAIFQGQFGSAGNFVVIEECLIGQEVSVLALTDGLTIRPLLPAQDHKRIGEGDTGDNTGGMGAYAPAPIATPELMARVQTEVLEKAIASLKSKGIDYRGVLYAGLMIAPNGDFQVLEFNCRFGDPETQVILPLLATPLEDLLLACVQQRLSELPPIAWQEGACATVVAASGGYPGAYEKGKVITGIREAEAAGATVFHAGTKLNQQQQIVTDGGRVLNVTGVGKNFEEAIAQAYASIKAIQFDGIYYRRDIGHRVVNKE; from the coding sequence GTGAAAGTTTTAGTTGTAGGTAACGGGGGGCGCGAACACGCTCTAGCGTGGAAACTATTGCAATCTAAGCAAATTGAGCAAGTTGTGTGTGTGCCAGGAAATGGAGGCACAGCAAGCATGAAACGTTGCCGGAATTTGCCTTTGGCAGTAGATAATTTTGAGGGCATCAGTGAATACGCTCTGAAAAATAGTATTTCTTTGGTGATAATAGGGCCAGAAGTGCCTTTAGCACAGGGAATTACAGACTACCTCCAAAGTCAAGGAATAATGGTATTTGGGCCTGTCAAAGCGGGAGCGCAGATTGAGGCGAGTAAGGCTTGGGCAAAAGCTCTTATGCAGTCAGCAGGAATCCCTACAGCTAAAGCTGCGGTATTTACAGAGGCAGTAGCAGCAAAATCTTATATTAAATCACAAGGAACACCTATAGTTGTCAAAGCTGATGGTTTGGCAGCTGGTAAGGGTGTAATAGTTGCCGCAACGTTAGAACAAGCCGAGATTGCCATTGATGCCATTTTTCAAGGGCAGTTTGGTAGTGCAGGTAATTTTGTCGTTATCGAAGAATGTTTGATTGGTCAAGAGGTTTCAGTGTTAGCACTGACTGATGGCTTGACAATTAGACCTTTGTTACCTGCTCAAGATCATAAACGAATTGGTGAAGGTGATACAGGAGACAATACTGGTGGTATGGGAGCTTATGCCCCAGCGCCCATTGCTACACCAGAATTGATGGCACGCGTTCAAACAGAAGTTTTAGAAAAGGCGATCGCCTCTTTAAAATCTAAAGGTATTGACTATCGAGGAGTACTTTATGCTGGGTTGATGATTGCACCTAATGGCGATTTTCAGGTTTTAGAATTTAACTGTCGCTTTGGCGATCCCGAAACCCAAGTAATTTTGCCACTTTTGGCAACACCCTTAGAAGATTTGCTGCTAGCTTGTGTACAGCAGCGTTTAAGTGAATTACCGCCCATTGCTTGGCAAGAAGGGGCATGTGCTACTGTCGTCGCCGCCTCAGGTGGTTATCCTGGAGCTTATGAGAAAGGTAAAGTTATTACTGGTATTAGAGAGGCAGAAGCAGCAGGAGCAACTGTATTTCATGCTGGCACGAAGTTGAACCAGCAACAACAAATAGTGACAGATGGAGGAAGGGTCTTAAATGTCACCGGAGTCGGCAAAAACTTTGAAGAAGCGATCGCCCAAGCATACGCTAGCATCAAAGCTATTCAGTTTGATGGGATATATTACCGAAGAGATATTGGGCATAGAGTAGTGAACAAAGAGTAA
- a CDS encoding NAD-dependent epimerase/dehydratase family protein, giving the protein MTKIIVTGAAGFIGSQLVEVLLQQGEEVIGIDEFNDYYDPKLKRKNIAHLQSLPNFTLVEGDIQFLDWQSLLKDVNVIYHQAAQAGVRASWGKSFRYYTERNISATQVLLEAAKDAKHLKRLVYASTSSVYGDAETLPTHEGIYPQPVSPYGITKLATERLCGVYYKNFSVPVVSLRYFTVYGPKQRPDMAFHKFFKSVLQNEAISIYGDGQQTRDFTFVSDVIAANLAAATVPQAVGEIFNIGGGSRVILSEVLDMMEKIVGKPIKRNYIEKAMGDARHTAADVSKARKVLGYQPQVSLPEGLTQEWQWIKSLY; this is encoded by the coding sequence ATGACTAAAATTATCGTTACTGGAGCAGCAGGGTTTATTGGTTCTCAACTTGTCGAAGTGCTGTTGCAACAGGGTGAAGAAGTTATCGGAATTGATGAATTTAACGATTACTACGATCCGAAATTGAAGCGCAAGAATATTGCACACTTACAATCGTTGCCCAACTTTACCTTAGTAGAGGGAGATATTCAGTTTTTAGATTGGCAATCCCTGCTCAAAGATGTTAACGTTATCTACCATCAAGCAGCACAAGCAGGGGTAAGAGCAAGTTGGGGTAAAAGTTTTCGTTATTATACAGAACGTAATATTAGTGCCACACAAGTTTTATTAGAAGCCGCAAAAGATGCTAAACATTTAAAAAGATTAGTATATGCTTCTACGTCTAGTGTATACGGTGATGCTGAAACATTGCCTACCCATGAAGGCATTTACCCTCAACCTGTTTCTCCTTATGGCATTACTAAGCTAGCAACTGAGCGTTTGTGCGGAGTCTATTACAAAAACTTTAGTGTGCCTGTTGTCTCATTGCGTTATTTTACGGTTTATGGCCCAAAACAGCGTCCAGATATGGCATTTCATAAATTTTTCAAGTCTGTTTTACAAAATGAAGCAATTTCCATTTATGGCGATGGACAACAAACAAGAGACTTTACATTTGTCAGTGATGTCATTGCTGCTAATTTAGCCGCTGCTACTGTACCCCAAGCAGTAGGCGAAATCTTTAACATTGGTGGTGGTAGTAGGGTGATTTTATCAGAAGTTTTGGACATGATGGAAAAGATTGTCGGCAAACCTATCAAAAGAAACTACATAGAAAAGGCTATGGGAGACGCACGACACACGGCTGCTGATGTATCCAAAGCGCGAAAAGTTTTAGGATATCAGCCACAGGTTTCTCTACCAGAAGGATTAACTCAGGAATGGCAGTGGATTAAGTCGTTATATTAA
- a CDS encoding DUF433 domain-containing protein yields the protein MTPVFNGKAAIIRTERGLTISGTRITIYDVMDYVIAQYPSKFIRTLFNLTDEQINAALSYIEANCAEVEAEYQVVLKQAEEIRQYWEERNREHFDRVAAMPPKLGKEVLWAKLKEQKARHKRSQTR from the coding sequence ATGACTCCAGTATTTAATGGAAAAGCAGCTATTATTCGTACAGAGCGCGGATTAACGATCTCAGGCACACGGATTACCATCTATGATGTAATGGATTATGTAATAGCCCAGTATCCATCAAAATTTATTCGCACTCTTTTTAATCTTACAGATGAGCAAATTAACGCTGCTCTATCCTACATTGAGGCAAATTGTGCTGAAGTTGAAGCAGAATATCAAGTTGTTCTAAAGCAAGCTGAGGAAATTCGGCAGTACTGGGAAGAACGTAATCGTGAACACTTTGACCGTGTTGCAGCGATGCCACCAAAACTAGGTAAAGAGGTTCTTTGGGCAAAACTCAAAGAGCAGAAAGCTAGACATAAGCGATCGCAAACTCGTTGA